The following nucleotide sequence is from Mycosarcoma maydis chromosome 21, whole genome shotgun sequence.
TTCCAGCAATACCTGGCGCGTCTTGCTTCCACCCCATCTGCAGCGACTGACAAGAGCGATGACAGTAGCGCCTCGTCTGCTGCTAATGTGGATGTGCTCGTGCAGCGTAGTGCTCAGCTCGCATCTCGCGTGGATGCGCTTCATGCGCAGATCATCGGACGAAACACTTGCTCCGCCGACAATGACGATGTACGGCTCTTCTGGTCTACCTTGGCGTTGCTCACCAACCTTCGGGCGGCTGCAAgtcagcttgagcagcaaacGTCTAGCGGAAAAGATGCAAAGCAGACCGAGTTAGCCTTGGCAAGGACAAGGCAGGATGTGGAGATCGTACAGTCACTGCTTAAAACGCTCAGTGTTTCGAGCCAAGCTGAATCAGCCGACGTGTTTACAGCTGCGCCGCTTTCACCGCGTTCATGTACAGTCTCGTTCGCAAATGCATGTACGACAGAGAAGCAGGACGGATACGAATACTGGAAGCAGCGTACACTATCGTCAATCCATACGGACCATGATGAATCCTCTCCTTGTACCTCTGACGATGATGCGgcgtcctcgtcctcggtcTTCACCGAGCCCGACCTTGATCCCACTCCGCCCAAACTCGCCGCTCTCAACCCCGATCATTCACGAGATACCCAAGACTACTCCGAATACTCTCTTGCTTCGCATCGCTCCACCTCATCTCCACCCGCACCTGCACCCGGACCCGAGCCTCCGGCGCCTCCTCATCCCTCTACTACTACCGCCAGCGACACCATCCTCCAATCCGACCGAGCAAGCCACGAAGCGCTCTCCTCGGAACTCCTGCGCATGGCCTCGATCCTCAAAAccaactcgctcgccttCGCCGATTCTCTCGAACGCGATCGCTTGCTCCTCGAAAAGGCCGCCTCTGATCTCGGCCAGAACCTCGACCTCATGACTCGTACACGCGGAAGGCTAGGCGTCTATTCCAAAAAGGCCAGAAGCATGGGATGGTTCACCCTCTCTGCCATTCTTatcgtcatcatcagcTGGATGCTCATGTTTCTGCTCATCCGACTCACCTGAATCCACACTTTGCGCACGCATTTCAACTCTATGCATTCGTTGCCAACCTGCGTTTGTGTGTGCCAGCGACTAGTACGACTTGGCATCTTCATACGCATCCCTCACCTGCTTCGTCTTACCCTTCTTAGCAGCAAGCTTGAGGTACTTTTCATCCTCGCTCTCATCCATCAACAACGGCGCCAACTTCAGAGGCGTGATCCAGCCGTAGCTTGTCTGCTTACCAAAGAATCTCACCGCCACCATGCTCTCGTCCTCCGGCTGGGTTCGCAACATTTCACCGGGCAGGTCGGTCTTGTCTCGAATGACAATTGCCGGAAAGTGAGGAAACGTTTCCACTTTAGCCCACACCTTTGTGCCTGCCGCTGGAGGATGCGTGACGTAGTCGAACGCTTCTTTCGACCGAGACACTTTGCACTCCGCACGCCGTCGTTTGGCAGCGGGGGGAGAAGCGGACGGATCAATCAGAGAGGtggcttgacgagcgcTACGCCGCGTTGTACTGGCTGTCTCGTTAGAGGCGGCTTCAGAACCAGCTTGCGAAGCGGCGCTCAGCTCTTCTCCACGGTTGCGCTTCAGTCTGTTTGGCTTTCTCGCCGATTGAGCACCTGCATGCTTCTCGCCTTCATCGTCTGTGGTCAGTGGCGAACTGGCCGCCCGATCAGTGTCCTTGCTATTCCTCCTGTCTGGTTTCGAACCTGCCTCTTTTCGTGTACTGCTCGAATCCTTTGCCTTCGCtgtcgatgatgctggCACTGAGCGAGGATCCGTCGACGGCGCAGTGCGCGATCTCGGGCGCTGCTGAGGAGTTGTCGGCGAAGAGGATTTAGCAGCGCGACTCGCCCCAAAGGCGACAGGCGACTCTGGTGCCGAGATTTTGCGCGGTCGCTGCCCAATCATTTCCGGTCgcgcagcgctgctgcgatgGCGTTTCGAGCCCTCAGGAAGCACCCAACCAGTGTTGAACAGGAGGAACGAGTCGTGCGCACCCACATCCGCTTTGACTTGGACACCGTCTTGCGTCTTGGCGGATGTCTGCGACAATGACGTTTGCATTGACGATGATTGCGGTCTTGCATCGCTTTGTGCATCGATATGCTCAGTCGATGCTGCATGGGCTGAACTCTGTGTACTTCGGCGTCGGCTACGCACAGGTGTTGCAGGTAATGCTTCTGCGATTGCCTGTTCCGACTTGACTTCGGCTTCAGTTTCAGCCGCGATAGAGCGGCGCGTGCTTCTTCTCTCGACCGGCTCTTTTGGCTGACTATCAGAAGGGTTACGCTTGCGTGCTGCCCTCACTGACGTCTTCTCGGCTGGTACTGCTGCGGACATCCTAGCGGAACGCTTGCCATTTGCTGATCCGGGGAGCGAATCCCGTTCCACCGGCGCAGGCCGGGGCGGTGGAACGTAGAGTTGTTGAACAAAGTCTTCCATAAGATTCATCACAGGCGCGGTAAGCCTGCGGCGTTGCGAAGCTGTGGGATCTGCCTGATTGTCCGCATGGCCGTGCTCTTCTGCCTTGACGTGCGTGGTCGGTGGCATGGGATGCGTATTGTACGCTTGCTGTCGGATCTGCAattgctcttcctcttccatGAGGCAATAGTCTCGAAGCAGCGACACCAGGTCTGATGGGGGCTCGAGCCCGAGCTCGATCAGTTGGCGTCGACTTTCGGCGTCTATCGTGTAAATCTGCTTGTTCGACGTGTCTGAAGTCACAAAGGCATGTTTTCTGCTACCTTCCTTACTGTCTGTGTCCGTCGTTGGTTCCGCTTGCACTCGCTTCTGTTGATGGTAGACGAGATGAGACGTCTCGATTGCTGCCAACTCCTTAAACACCTCGGGTATCATCTTGAGGATTTTGGAAGCGGCTTTGTGGTAAGGGGTATCTGCCTTGTTGTATGTCATGGCGTTGGTAGCAATCATGAGTACGTCCTGGCGTATCTCTTCGACCGTGTCGTATGCTTTGTGGGCGATCTTGTCCTTGATGGTAGCCCAGTCCATAGGGTCCTTGACAATGTCGTAGTAGTCCGGTACATCAACTTTGGACACAGGTTGCGCAAAGAAACCGTAGCGATCAACCGCTtcaagcttggcgatggcggcgCGCAGATCAGTATGGAAGGGGAATAGCACAGGCTCTATCAGCGAGTTGCGGAtctcttgcgcttggcgcAGTTTTTCCTTTTCGCGTTTGCGGACCTGTTCGACAAGCATGCGGACGCGTTCGAGATCCTCGCGAATACTGCGAAGGAAGTGGAGCTTTTTGGCCTTTTGAGCGTCGGTCTGCTCTTTGTTTTGCGACGAGGCGGTCCAAGGCTCGAGGTGTAGACGTTTGAGGAGGGGTGCGCCTCGACGAGCCTCGCGCTTGAGCGACCAGTAGCGGGCGATGAGTTGAACGACGGTGGCCTTTTTGCGA
It contains:
- a CDS encoding uncharacterized protein (related to Peregrin (Bromodomain and PHD finger-containing protein 1)) — encoded protein: MPGIPSKPNNIPLASSLPKVSFRKVPPEEALLFRIPPGFIDAQALPFGYNDGSEYDKPDHYIRYVEPIEGDLKKQVEYDMDEQDQEWLDAFNYERRKEGLDSISYEIFEIILDQLEKEWFDLMKRIPPKARHSAATEVAAEGADADDADSEGGDDSKCAICDDGECENSNAIVFCDGCNLAVHQDCYGIPYIPEGQWLCRKCTVSPDRAVSCILCPHEGGAFKQTTTGKWAHLLCAMWIPETGVSNPVYMEPIDSVERIPKARWKLQCYLCRYRMGACIQCDNRSCFTAFHVTCARKAGLLFRTERTRVSHHLYDDSDNSDDEGSEVLRACCHRHMPADLRHQFKIDFGRQAALEDDRSEASYRASPFVSSRTRELSVESGKGAPLISVSRRSSLVGSNESATATSDPRSTSKSARAYKKSFKAGPPLVPAYIANRVLEYITKVQLRKKATVVQLIARYWSLKREARRGAPLLKRLHLEPWTASSQNKEQTDAQKAKKLHFLRSIREDLERVRMLVEQVRKREKEKLRQAQEIRNSLIEPVLFPFHTDLRAAIAKLEAVDRYGFFAQPVSKVDVPDYYDIVKDPMDWATIKDKIAHKAYDTVEEIRQDVLMIATNAMTYNKADTPYHKAASKILKMIPEVFKELAAIETSHLVYHQQKRVQAEPTTDTDSKEGSRKHAFVTSDTSNKQIYTIDAESRRQLIELGLEPPSDLVSLLRDYCLMEEEEQLQIRQQAYNTHPMPPTTHVKAEEHGHADNQADPTASQRRRLTAPVMNLMEDFVQQLYVPPPRPAPVERDSLPGSANGKRSARMSAAVPAEKTSVRAARKRNPSDSQPKEPVERRSTRRSIAAETEAEVKSEQAIAEALPATPVRSRRRSTQSSAHAASTEHIDAQSDARPQSSSMQTSLSQTSAKTQDGVQVKADVGAHDSFLLFNTGWVLPEGSKRHRSSAARPEMIGQRPRKISAPESPVAFGASRAAKSSSPTTPQQRPRSRTAPSTDPRSVPASSTAKAKDSSSTRKEAGSKPDRRNSKDTDRAASSPLTTDDEGEKHAGAQSARKPNRLKRNRGEELSAASQAGSEAASNETASTTRRSARQATSLIDPSASPPAAKRRRAECKVSRSKEAFDYVTHPPAAGTKVWAKVETFPHFPAIVIRDKTDLPGEMLRTQPEDESMVAVRFFGKQTSYGWITPLKLAPLLMDESEDEKYLKLAAKKGKTKQVRDAYEDAKSY